From the genome of uncultured Bacteroides sp.:
TTCCCCGATGGAAGATAAACATTTCTTTGAGAACCGTTTTCCATCATCGGAGCTACCATTATATCATTCCCAAACATATATTGATCTTCTACCAGCCATGCTCCCGGATCATCCGGAAATTCTACAAACAATGCACGCACCATTGGCAGTCCTTTCTCCGTACAATTCTTTGCCTGAGCATAAACATAAGGCATTAGTTTGTATTTCATCTCGGCCGATTCACGGAAAGCTTTCAGGAAAGATTCGTTATATAACCAAGGTTCTTTAGGAGGTGCACCATGAGCACGGCTATGCGAAGTAAGGAATCCAAATGGCAACCAACGGCGATAAAGTTCTTCGGGCGATTTTTGTACAAATCCTCCTATATCATGGCTCCAGAAAGAAAATCCGCTTAGTCCCAAAGAAAGTCCACCGCGAAGAGTTCCCTGCATACCAATATCCGTATTTGCAGCATCGCCGCCCCAATGAATAGGATAACGTTGAGAACCCGCCCATGCACTACGTGCCCAGATTATGTGTTCATTGTTAACTTTAGAAGTAACATCGGCCACCGCCTTATTATATCTGAGAGGATAAAGATTGTGTTCATAAAGTCCTCCTTTGCCCGATGCATAAAAACCATTTAACGGTGCCGCTTCTCCAAAATCCACTTTAATCGCACCAACACCCATCTTCAGTAATCCTGCCAACTTATCTTGATACCAGGCAACAGTCTGCGGGTTGGAGAAGTCGAGCACCGCATCTTCATACGGCATTCCGCCATTTGCATTCTTTACATTCATTCCTTTATCAACAATTTCAGTGAAATATTTATTTTTAGGCGTGAAGTAAGTCAGCTGCCAAAGTGATATGTGAAACCCATCTTCTCTGAGATCTTTAATCATTTTCTCAGGATTACTGAAACGACTGGGAGCAAACTGATAATCGCATTGCCAATCGGTTTCAAACCATCCTGTATCGAAATGGATTACATCAGCAGGAATTTTATATTTTCTCAGATTCTTTGCAACATCATATCCCTCTGCTTCACTGAAATAGGTAATGCGGCTCATCCATGTTCCAAAGCTCCATAGTGGAGGCATGGGCGATTTTCCTGTCAGACTGGTATATTCGTCAAGAATATCTTTCGGTTCACCAAAGAACACAAATAAATCTAAAGCCTCATCGGCCATAAACAATTTGTTTATACCGGTATAAGTAGCACCAAAGTCGCAGGTTACCGGAGCGGAAGTATGCATGAACATTCCGTAGCCACGGTTACTCATAAAGAATGGTATAGGTTTGTACATCTGATCTGTTTCCGGACCTTGAGGATCTGTTACAAAAAGATTGACCTTCTGCCCTACTTTATTCAGGGAGGTAAACGACTCGCCACAGCCCACAATCTTTTCCCCTGGAGAAAGTGTAAACACAGGATTTATGCTCCGTGAGTTATCACTTCCTCGTTTTATAAAATTGAAAGGAAGATTTTTCACCTGAGTTGAATCATTGTCTTTCCAGCGCCAGGTGTCTGTTAATTGTTTGCCGGCAGCATCTTTTAATATTATTCGCCATGGATTTTCTTCAATTAATATAGAACCATAAACACTTTTATAAAGGTGTCCTCCTTTTACAGCCGAATACTTCCAGCTATTATCCTTTCCGGGAGTTTTAACCAACATTACAGACTCCGCTTCTTTCTGTTCAACCGGAGTAGTAAGCATGCGTATACGCAATGTGCGTGGAGTTACAAATTCAACAGAGAACTTTAACTGTGGATTATTATCGTAAGCTGTTTCAGGAAAATCGAGCATCCGAAGATTTTGCGGTAAAACAGTATTTGTATTAAATGCCTGACGGGTATACAACGTGTTGCGTTTCCATTCAATTTTCCCTGTTGCCGAGACAGGATCAAAGCTTGAAAGCTTATCTGCAAAAAAGAATATGTTTGTAAAATCGCCAAAATCTGTACTTACATCCTTCGCCTGGTTCATCAGATAAGAGGAACCGCCATTGATATGAAGCTGGGCAACCGAAACCGGTGAAGACAACAGCATAAAAAACAGGGCTATCACCCCTACTGATACGTATTTATTCATTGTTAATATTTTAAGTTAATCAAAGAGAAACAAAAGTATGGGATATATTTTTAAGACTTATATATATAATGTTTTTAAAAAGGGGATAATTTGTTTCATATTTATAAAATTAGTCAGCAAAACCAGGAATATATAAGTTACAAGTGCATTAATGGTTTTACATTGTTAATAGCGAATTGCTATATTATTGATTTTCAAGCCGTATTCATATTTCAGACTTCTTAAGTGAAAAAGAAAGACTGAAAGCATCTATTATATAATCAGATAAAACCTGATTTATAAAAGAATAAGAAAGAGAAAAAATAATGCAATTTATTGTAAAACCTTTCGGATTAATAGGTGTTTTTATTGTAATATTAAAGAAATATTAATTATATTTGCCATAACAAACTAAATATATTAAGCTATGTTCAACTCATTCGGCAATATTTTCAGATTAAGCAGCTTCGGCGAATCTCATGGTAAAGGAATTGGCGGAGTTATTGACGGCTTTCCGTCAGGAATTAAAATTGATCTGGACTTTGTTCAAAAAGAACTAGACAGACGTAGACCCGGACAATCAAAGATTACGACCGACCGTGATGAATCAGATAAAGTTGAGTTTTTATCGGGTATCTTTCAGGGAAAGTCCACGGGGAGTCCTATCGGCTTTATTGTTTGGAATAAAAACCAGCAATCAAAAGATTACGAAAACATAAAAAATATATTTCGTCCATCTCATGCTGATTATACTTATCAGCTAAAATATGGAATTCGCGACTATCGTGGTGGTGGCCGTTCTTCTGCCCGTGAAACAATATCTCGTGTGGTGGCAGGCGCATTAGCTAAACTGGCATTACACCAGATTGGAATAAGCATCACTGCTTACACATCACAAGTAGGACATATTCGCCTGGATGATGATTATAGCAAGTATGATTTTTCAAAAATTGAAGAAACGCCTGCCCGTTGCCCCGATCTGGAAAAGGCAAAGGAGATGGTTGACTATATCTCTCAGATAAAAGAAGAGGGAGATACCATAGGCGGAGTAGTAACTTGCGTAATAAAAGGATGTCCTATTGGTCTTGGACAACCGGTTTTCGGAAAGTTACATGCAGTGCTTGGAAATGCAAT
Proteins encoded in this window:
- a CDS encoding TIM-barrel domain-containing protein, which gives rise to MNKYVSVGVIALFFMLLSSPVSVAQLHINGGSSYLMNQAKDVSTDFGDFTNIFFFADKLSSFDPVSATGKIEWKRNTLYTRQAFNTNTVLPQNLRMLDFPETAYDNNPQLKFSVEFVTPRTLRIRMLTTPVEQKEAESVMLVKTPGKDNSWKYSAVKGGHLYKSVYGSILIEENPWRIILKDAAGKQLTDTWRWKDNDSTQVKNLPFNFIKRGSDNSRSINPVFTLSPGEKIVGCGESFTSLNKVGQKVNLFVTDPQGPETDQMYKPIPFFMSNRGYGMFMHTSAPVTCDFGATYTGINKLFMADEALDLFVFFGEPKDILDEYTSLTGKSPMPPLWSFGTWMSRITYFSEAEGYDVAKNLRKYKIPADVIHFDTGWFETDWQCDYQFAPSRFSNPEKMIKDLREDGFHISLWQLTYFTPKNKYFTEIVDKGMNVKNANGGMPYEDAVLDFSNPQTVAWYQDKLAGLLKMGVGAIKVDFGEAAPLNGFYASGKGGLYEHNLYPLRYNKAVADVTSKVNNEHIIWARSAWAGSQRYPIHWGGDAANTDIGMQGTLRGGLSLGLSGFSFWSHDIGGFVQKSPEELYRRWLPFGFLTSHSRAHGAPPKEPWLYNESFLKAFRESAEMKYKLMPYVYAQAKNCTEKGLPMVRALFVEFPDDPGAWLVEDQYMFGNDIMVAPMMENGSQRNVYLPSGKWIDYQSGKIYQSGWNKISVGHIPAVILVRDGSVIPHIALAQSTDKMDWSKLELSVYSSDAKQAKGLLCIPTENVLKEVMLTNEGSKWLVKDNPYQGKIKLTVNNIIK
- the aroC gene encoding chorismate synthase translates to MFNSFGNIFRLSSFGESHGKGIGGVIDGFPSGIKIDLDFVQKELDRRRPGQSKITTDRDESDKVEFLSGIFQGKSTGSPIGFIVWNKNQQSKDYENIKNIFRPSHADYTYQLKYGIRDYRGGGRSSARETISRVVAGALAKLALHQIGISITAYTSQVGHIRLDDDYSKYDFSKIEETPARCPDLEKAKEMVDYISQIKEEGDTIGGVVTCVIKGCPIGLGQPVFGKLHAVLGNAMMSINAAKAFEYGDGFKGLKQKGSEQNDVFYNHDGVIETRTNHSGGVQGGISNGEDIYFRVAFKPVATILMEQHTVNIDGVDTTMKAKGRHDPCVLPRAVPIVEAMAAMTILDYYLIDKTTQL